Proteins encoded in a region of the Vicia villosa cultivar HV-30 ecotype Madison, WI linkage group LG5, Vvil1.0, whole genome shotgun sequence genome:
- the LOC131604959 gene encoding 5'-3' exoribonuclease 3-like, whose amino-acid sequence MGVPVFFKWLIKKYPKIIEDANTTTTQTVEYDNLYIDMNSIIHPCFHPNDDNINTSPPTTFLEVFANMFDYIDDLVTIVKPRKLLYMAIDGVAPRGKMNQQRARRFQAAKNDQMREAEEERLRKQFEMEGKQVLPKQECEVSDSNIITPGTEFMHQLSKALKTYISSRISSDSLWKDIMVILSDSNVPGEGEHKIMSFIRKQRGLPDYNPNTVHCLYGSDADLIMLGLSSHEPHFSILREFLPNYRAKVDPNAAKRLELLHIWLLREYLELDMKIEDPPKNFIVDFERIVDDFIFICFFAGNDFLPQLPSLDIFDGSIDLLMTVYKKEFHKLRGYLVDINKMGEKQSACVNLSRVEEFILMVGTYEEKIFDKRSAIREKNLRRLTIEHENSMQEERNAINFIDFENGNGSDCALGIRNAAVSDEEILKNTNDLKEELKKCIIAKGDLYMIIKLGTVGFKERYYKEKFSVFGPTNIELKRKEVVQKYTEGLLWLLEYYFSGVASWTWFYPFYYSPFASDFKGMGQVTVNFEKGVPFLPFDQLLSVLPQRSAYALPKAYAQLMLDEKSKIFDLFPQKFEVDIEGKRFRWMGVCKLPYMDERRLLAERINDETLNDRMSSFSPFHNRQSNDHGGSYYCHPFSNNFRYGRGRGRTQQNYDNAYSWRNASSNSNNSSRSQWSESKDTNRW is encoded by the exons ATGGGTGTTCCTGTGTTTTTTAAATGGTTAATCAAAAAATAtccaaagattattgaagatgCTAACACCACCACTACTCAAACGGTGGAATATGATAATCTTTATATTGACATGAACTCCATTATCCACCCATGTTTTCATCCCAACGATGATAACATCAAT ACTTCTCCACCAACAACATTTTTGGAAGTGTTTGCAAACATGTTTGACTATATTGATGACCTTGTTACCATTGTTAAACCTCGCAAGCTACTCTACATGGCCATTG ATGGAGTAGCTCCACGAGGCAAAATGAACCAGCAAAGGGCCAGGCGTTTTCAAGCTGCTAAAAATGACCAAATGCGT GAAGCTGAGGAGGAGAGATTGAGGAAAcaatttgaaatggaaggaaaaCAAGTTCTTCCTAAACAAGAATGTGAAGTGTCTGATTCTAATATAATCACCCCCGGAACTGAGTTCATGCACCAACTCTCAAAGGCTCTTAAAACCTATATCTCTTCAAGAATATCCTCTGATTCATTATGGAAGGATATTATG GTAATTTTATCTGATTCTAATGTTCCTGGAGAAGGAGAACATAAGATTATGTCATTCATAAGGAAACAGCGCGGGCTGCCTGATTACAATCCAAACACAGTCCACTGTCTATATGGCTCG GACGCGGATCTCATAATGCTTGGATTGTCAAGCCATGAGCCTCATTTTTCAATTTTAAGAGAG TTTTTGCCTAATTATCGTGCTAAGGTAGACCCAAATGCTGCTAAGAGGTTGGAG CTTTTGCATATTTGGCTGTTGAGGGAATACCTTGAATTAGACATGAAGATAGAAGATCCTCCTAAAAATTTCATTGTTGATTTTGAGCGGATAGTTGACGATTTTATCTTCATTTGTTTCTTCGCTGGCAATGATTTTCTTCCCCAATTACCTTCATTGGATATTTTTGAT GGGTCTATTGATTTACTTATGACTGTTTACAAGAAAGAGTTTCATAAACTTAGAGGGTATCTTGTCGACATAAATAAG ATGGGGGAGAAACAAAGTGCTTGTGTGAATCTATCAAGAGTTGAAGAATTCATACTTATGGTTGGTACATATGAAGAAAAAATCTTCGACAAAAGAAGTGCTATTAGAGAGAAGAATCTGAGAAGGCTTACTATTGAACATGAAAACTCA ATGCAAGAAGAGCGGAATGCAATTAATTTCATCGATTTTGAGAATGGAAATGGTTCAGATTGCGCTCTTGGCATTAGGAATGCTGCAGTGTCTGATGAAGAA attttgaaaAACACAAATGATTTAAAAGAGGAGTTAAAGAAATGCATTATAGCTAAAGGGGATTTATATATGATT ATAAAATTGGGAACTGTTGGCTTTAAAGAAAGATATTATAAAGAGAAATTTTCTGTGTTTGGTCCCACCAACATTGAGCTAAAAAGGAAAGAAGTA GTGCAGAAGTACACGGAAGGGTTATTGTGGCTTCTTGAGTACTATTTTTCCGGAGTTGCTTCATGGACATG GTTTTATCCATTCTACTATAGTCCATTTGCTTCAGACTTTAAGGGTATGGGTCAAGTGACAGTAAATTTTGAGAAAGGTGTTCCATTCTTGCCTTTTGATCAACTCTTAAGCGTTCTTCCTCAAAGGAG TGCTTATGCACTTCCTAAAGCTTATGCACAATTGATGCTGGAtgagaagtctaaaatatttgaCTTGTTTCCTCAGA AATTTGAAGTTGACATAGAAGGAAAGCGCTTCAGGTGGATG GGGGTATGCAAACTTCCCTATATGGATGAACGAAGGCTTTTGGCCGAAAGAATTAATGACGAGACTCTAAATGATCGAATGTCATCGTTTTCTCCTTTTCACAATCGGCAATCTAATGATCATGGAGGATCTTACTATTGTCATCCATTTTCGAATAATTTTCGTTATGGTCGAGGACGAGGTAGGACTCAACAGAATTACGATAATGCGTATTCATGGAGGAATGCTTCTTCTAATTCCAATAACTCGTCACGGTCTCAATGGAGTGAATCAAAGGATACAAATCGTTGGTAG
- the LOC131604958 gene encoding 5'-3' exoribonuclease 3-like — protein sequence MKNKNVESKKVVEKKETRKRRLILNDSDAEEEDQEAVNQPEGTTQGRTIQVVEGQKAAEKEKERLESTRRREISLGKAKIVKVQKSKKQRKLEAVIEAIQKVSKDVAPIAAAQTPEPSCPPTTFVEVFANMFDYIDHLVTIVKPRKLLYLAIDGVAPRAKMNQQRTRRFRTAKDDEMREAEEERLRKQYEMEGKQVLPKQEYEVSDSNVITPGTEFMHQLSKALKAYISSRISSDSLWKDIMVILSDANVPGEGEHKIMSFIRKQRGLPDYDPNTVHCLYGSDADLIMLGLSSHEPHFSILREVVVPNYYDNVEPNAAKKFKLLHIWLLREYLELDMKIQDPPKNFIVDFERIVDDFIFICFFAGNDFLPQLPSLDICEGAIDLLITVYKKEFHKLGGYLVDVNKMGEKHSAFVKLSRVEKFILMVGSYEEKIFNKRSAIRDKKLRWLVRDHENSKQEQNTCDFFDIENGSSSDCALRIKKASASNNVCPLSDEEVLKNTDELKKELKERIEAKGDLFKSGDFLTDKIKLGTVGFKERYYREKFSVDGSANIELKRKEVVQKYTEGLLWVLKYYFSGVASWTWFYPFHYSPFASDFKGMGQVRVSFEKGVPFLPFDQLLSVLPQRSAYALPKAYAQLMLDENSKIFDLFPQQFKVDIQGKRFRWMGVCKLPYMDERRLLAETRELINGLSENEAMRNSVKVDRLLVSKSLKLAEKICSLSLNKIDTSISDGIGGIISLCHESAEDNKHEDFVFCVKYELPVNGISHSLHLLFGVNLPDKTIFENDLNETVMWHEHQQHSNHQQNSNRFGRSNQGGWRSSNQEASTSRFQPNRTAFGGRSSALNAPPEFIHKGGGVGWGSGRGKPERVNFETLNDRMASFSPFHNRQSNDHGGSYHHHQFSNNVPFGRGRGRSQQNYNNVYSGRHVSTNSDNSFRPQWSEPKDNSRR from the exons atgaaaaataagaatgtggaaaGTAAAAAGGTTGTTGAAAAGAAGGAGACAAGAAAAAGAAGATTAATCTTAAATGATTCGGatgcagaagaagaagatcaagaagctgtgaatcagccagAAGGAACTACTCAAGGACGAACAATTCaagtagttgaaggtcagaaggctgCTGAAAAAGAGAAGGAGAGACTGGAATctaccagaagaagagaaatttctcttggaaagGCTAAGATTGTGAAAgtgcagaagagtaagaagcagaggaaaCTGGAGGCTGTTATTGAGGCTattcagaaggtgtccaaag ATGTTGCACCAATAGCTgctgctcaaacccctgaacca AGTTGTCCTCCAACAACATTTGTGGAAGTGTTTGCAAATATGTTTGATTACATTGATCACCTTGTTACCATTGTTAAACCTAGAAAGCTACTGTACTTGGCTATAG ATGGAGTAGCACCGCGTGCTAAAATGAACCAGCAAAGAACCAGACGTTTTAGAACTGCTAAAGATGATGAAATGCGT GAAGCTGAAGAAGAAAGACTGAGGAAACAATATGAAATGGAAGGAAAACAAGTTCTTCCTAAACAAGAATATGAAGTGTCAGATTCTAATGTAATCACACCAGGAACTGAGTTCATGCACCAGCTCTCAAAGGCTCTTAAAGCCTACATCTCTTCAAGAATATCCTCTGATTCATTATGGAAGGATATCATG GTAATTTTATCTGATGCTAATGTTCCTGGAGAAGGGGAACATAAGATTATGTCATTTATAAGGAAACAGCGTGGTCTTCCCGACTATGATCCCAACACTGTCCATTGCTTATATGGATCG GATGCTGATCTCATAATGCTTGGATTGTCAAGCCATGAGcctcatttttctattttaagagaGGTT GTTGTGCCTAATTATTATGATAATGTGGAACCAAATGCTGCGAAGAAGTTCAAG CTTTTACATATTTGGTTGTTGAGGGAATATCTTGAGCTAGACATGAAGATACAAGATCCTCCCAAAAATTTCATTGTTGATTTTGAGCGGATAGTTGATGATTTTATCTTCATTTGTTTCTTTGCCGGAAATGATTTTCTTCCTCAATTGCCCTCTTTGGATATTTGTGAG GGGGCTATTGATTTACTCATCACTGTTTACAAGAAAGAGTTTCATAAACTTGGAGGATATCTTGTCGACGTAAATAAG ATGGGTGAAAAACATAGTGCTTTTGTGAAGCTATCAAGAGTTGAAAAGTTCATACTCATGGTTGGTTCATATGAAGAAAAAATCTTCAATAAAAGAAGTGCAATTAGAGACAAGAAACTGAGATGGCTTGTTCGTGATCATGAAAACTCA AAGCAAGAACAGAATACATGTGACTTCTTCGATATTGAGAATGGGAGTAGTTCAGACTGCGCTCTTCGCATTAAGAAGGCATCAGCTTCTAACAATGTTTGTCCTTTGTCTGATGAAGAA GTTTTGAAAAACACAGATGAGTTAAAAAAGGAGTTAAAGGAACGCATTGAAGCTAAAGGAGACTTATTTAAGAGTGGAGATTTCTTGACTGACAAG ATAAAACTGGGAACTGTTGGCTTTAAAGAAAGATATTATAGAGAGAAATTTTCTGTGGACGGCTCCGCCAACATCGAACTAAAAAGGAAAGAAGTA GTGCAGAAGTACACTGAAGGATTGTTGTGGGTTCTTAAGTACTATTTTTCAGGAGTAGCTTCATGGACATG GTTTTATCCATTCCACTATAGTCCATTTGCTTCAGATTTTAAGGGCATGGGTCAGGTGAGAGTAAGTTTTGAGAAAGGTGTTCCATTCTTGCCTTTTGATCAACTCTTAAGCGTTCTTCCTCAAAGGAG TGCTTATGCACTTCCTAAAGCTTATGCACAATTGATGCTGGATGAGAATTCCAAAATATTTGACTTGTTTCCTCAGC AATTCAAAGTTGACATACAAGGAAAGCGCTTTAGATGGATG GGGGTATGCAAACTTCCCTATATGGATGAACGAAGGCTTTTGGCCGAAACCAGAGAACTCATAAATGGATTATCT GAAAATGAAGCAATGAGAAATTCGGTTAAAGTTGATAGGTTGTTGGTTAGTAAGAGTCTTAAGTTAGCAGAAAAAATTTGCTCACTAAGCTTAAACAAGATAGATACAAGCATAAG TGATGGCATTGGAGGCATCATAAGTCTTTGTCACGAAAGTGCCGAGGATAACAAACATGAAGATTTTGTCTT CTGTGTCAAATACGAGCTACCTGTGAATGGTATAAGTCATAGTCTGCATTTGCTATTTGGTGTAAACCTTCCTGATAAG AcaatctttgaaaatgacctgaaTGAAACGGTTATGTGGCACGAACATCAGCAACATTCTAATCATCAGCAAAATTCTAATCGTTTTGGAAG GTCGAATCAAGGCGGTTGGAGAAGTTCAAACCAAGAGGCTAGTACTTCAAGGTTTCAACCAAATAGAACTGCTTTTGGTGGAAGAAGCTCTGCATTAAACGCACCTCCTGAATTCATCCATAAAGGTGGAGGTGTTGGGTGGGGTTCAGGTAGAGGAAAACCAGAAAGGGTTAATTTTGAAACTCTAAATGATAGAATGGCATCGTTTTCTCCTTTTCACAATCGACAATCTAATGATCATGGAGGATCTtaccatcatcatcaattttcgAATAATGTGCCTTTTGGCCGAGGACGAGGTAGGTCGCAACAGAATTACAATAATGTGTATTCGGGGAGGCATGTTTCCACTAATTCCGATAACTCGTTTCGACCTCAATGGAGTGAACCAAAGGATAATAGTCGTCGGTAG